The sequence GCCAATCAGTTCGTTGCCGGGCATCACCACCGCCTCGACCAGCCGCACTTCCGATTCCAGCCCGCTCAGCGAAAGCTTTTCCTCCGAGCGGCTGACCAGACCCAGGCCCGCTTTGGCGGCCAGCAGCCCTTCGGAGTCGCTTTCTACAGCCAGGGTGTCGCCCAGTTCCAGCCCGAAGCTGGCATCCGGAGCGTAGAACGTGCGGCCATCACGGCGCACCGCCACCACCGTCAGGCCGTGGTCGCGGCCCAGCGCGGCCCCCGCCAGAGTCTGCCCGATCAAGGGACTGCCTTCCACGATGGTGAGGTCGGAGATATAGGCCCGCACCTCCTGCTCCATTTCCGAGTCGCGCTCGGGCAGCAGGCGCGGCGCCACGAAAAAGAGGTACAGCAGCCCTGCGATGGCCCCCGGCACCCCCACCCAGGCCAGCTCGAAAAAGCCCAGTCGCTCCAGCCCCAGTTCGGGCAAGAAGCCCGACACCACCAGATTGGTGCTGGTGCCGATCAATGTGACCGAGCCACCCAGGATAGACGCGAAGGCCAGCGGCATCATCACTCGGCTGGCGGGCACGCCGGTGCGCCGCGCCAGGGCGTGCATCACCGGCAAAAAGACGGCGGTGGTGGCGGTATTGCTGGTCACGGTGCTGACGGCCGTGACTCCACCCAGCAGCCGGCGAATCAGACTGACCCCGGACGCGGGCGGCTGGGCACCTCGGCGGCCGGGAGCGCCGGTCAGCAGCTGGACCATCCAGCCAATCACGCCGGTACGCAGCAGCATCTGCGCCAGCACGAACAGCGAGGCCAGCGTCAGCACGGTGCGGTCCCCGAACCCGGCCAGGGCTTCGTCGGGGTCCAGCAGGCCGGTCAGCATCAGCGCGGCCAGCAGCAGCAGGGCGGTGACATCCACCGGAACCCACTCGGTCGCAAACAGGACCAGCACCAGGACCAACAAAATCAGGATGATGCTGACGGGTTCCATTGCGGGTCAGTCTAGAGCATTTACAGGGCGGTCCAGAACTCCTGCACCTGGGCCAAATACGGTGTCTGCCGCGTACTGCGCCCGGGCAAAAGCCCTCAGGTTTCGCCGTGCTCCCCGGCTGCGCCCGGTTGCGGCGGCGTGGCCGCGCCCAACTGGGCAGCCAGCACCTGCACCACGTCGGCAGCGGCCAACAGGAACACCCCCCCGGCTACACCCGCTGCCAGCAGCCACAGGCCCGCTGCCACAGCGCCGTTGAGCAGGTAGTAGCCCGTGAGAACCAGGGCCGTAAGCACCAACAGGCCCGCCACCAGCCGCAGCCGAGGCGGCCAGACCCGCAGGTCAGGAGTGCCGGCCGGATTCAGCCGGGCCAGCAGGCCGCCGGCACCAGAGTGCCTGTCGGCCGGAGCTGGGTCTGGGTCTGGAGCCGGGTCTGGAGCCGGGACAGGCCCGCTGCTGGGCCGTTCACTGCCTGGAGCATCCTCCACAGCAGCCGGCATGGGCCGCAGCGCCTCGTCCATGCTGACGCTGGCAGGCCGCTCGGCCTGGACCGGCGAGGGGCGAGCCGATGAGGGTGGAGCAGTCGAGGGGCGGGCAGGTGCGGGCTGGACAGTTACGGGCTGGGCAGATGCAGGCTGGACAGGGACCGGAGCGACAGCCTCGGGACGGCCGGCCGCGCCAAGGCCGCCAACACCAGGGTGCCCAGTGCCGGAGCCGGAGCCGGGAGCAGGTGCAGCACCGGGCGAGGAAGGCGCCTGAGCTGGACTGGGCTGCGGTGCAATCTGCTGAAGTGTAGGTTGGCGCGGCGCGGGTTCGGGGACCGGCTGCGGCCCGGAGAGGCTTTCCTCCAGCCCGGGAGTGTGCCCGTCCGGCCCGGATTGTTGCGGCGCTTCGGGGCGGCGCTTGATGACCCGCACCACCGAGCCCAGCCGCCCGGCCAGGGTGCGCGGCTGCTCGTAAGGGGCGTAAGGCTCGAATTCCTCGGCAGGCGGCGCGGCCGGGGGCATGTCCGCCTGGACCACTGGCGCTGAAACGGGCGCCGGGGAGGGGGCCTCTGTCGGCTGCGCCCGGGGCACCCGCGCAAAGGGAGACGGCGCCGCCTCGCCACGCTCACGGTCCTGCGCCCGCCGGGCCTGGGCCTTGGCGTAGGCGGTGGCGTCACGCACCCGCAGGAAAAAGGGCTGCACCTCGTCCGGGTCGAAGCCCAGCAGGCTGGCGCTCAGCGCCGTGCCGGCTGGAGTCTCGACCCGTAGGGTGCCGCTGTCGTCGCTGTGAATCCGGGTCAGGTCACGCAGGCTGACCCGGCGCAGAATCCGGGCGTCGCGGTAGATGAGCAGGTCGTCTACCAGCACGAAGAAGGCGTCCTCCCGGCTGAGGGTGGCTTCGGGCTTACTCGTGATGCCCAGTTCTTCTAAGGTCGGCCCAATACGAATCATCGTTGCCGCTCAGCTTAGCAAGGTGCGGAGAGAACTTTTGCACATCCGGCCAGCGGCATGCCGGATCAGGCCAGCTCACGCGGGCGGAAGGTCAGCGCTTCAGCAATGTGGGCTTCGGCAATGCGCTCGGCTCCGGCCAGGTCGGCCACTGTCCGGGCCACCCGCAGCACCCGGTCGTAGCCGCGTCCGGTCAGGCTGAGCTGCCGGGCCGCCGCCCGCATGAAGCTCTCGGGGCCGGCGTCTAGCGCGGCGGCCGCTTGCAGGCTCTGGCCCACCAGGTCGGCGTTGCGTGCGCCCTGCCGCTCCTGCATCCGCCCACGGGCCGCCAGCACCCGCGCCCGCACCTGCGCTGTCGAAACACACGTTGATCGCGACTGATAAGCCCTTTTCCCTCACTTTCATACAGGATCAGTGCGACTGGGATATAATATTATTTGAGACTGGATTATAGATTTACCAGATTATTTGAGACTGGAGGACAGATGGAAGCTGTCAGGAAAATCAGGCGGGGGCACCGTGGAAATCGTGGCAGAATTTTCGCGCCTAAAGCTGGCGGTAACGCCGAATTTGAGTCCACGTTGGAGAGAGATTTCTATTACCTGCTGCAATTCTCTTCCGAGGTCGAAAAGTTTTTTCCTCAGCCAGTGAGGTTGTCCTATCAAGGCAGTAACGGACGCAAGAAAAGTTATGTACCGGATACTCTGGTCTATTACCGGGATGGACAGTATCCCTGCTTGTTCGAGGTCAAGCATGTTGAGCAACTGCGCGAAAACCCTCTGGAGTACCGCTTACGGTTTCAAGCAGCGCGTGCTTACGCTCGTGAGCAGGGCTGGCGTTTTAGTACCACCACGGAACGGACCATTCGCGGCATAACGCTGGATAACATTACTTTTCTACGCCAATTTCTTGACCCAAATCGGGAGTTCCAAGCTGAAGACCTAGCATTTCTGAGACAAGCTGTAGATGGTCGTACAACCCCACGTGCCATTTTCGCTTCTCTACCTCTAGCCCGTAAGGGAACTCTGCTACCTGCGTTCTGGTACCTGGTGGCCTCTGGCGAGATTCAGCTCTCGCTTCAAGAACGGCTCAGTATGGATAGTGTGATCTGGAGGACTCCATGACGCTAACGCTGAAAAGTGATCAGTGGGTAACCTGGCAAGGTCGGGAAGGCCGTGTAGTTCGCAGCATCTCCTTGCACGATGCGCAACTGCGTGACCGTAATGGAGAGATCTTTACAGCCCCCATTGCAGAGCTGGTACCTCTTGACGCAGGGCAAAGCACCCGCCCTGTACGTACTGTTGATTCCCAAAAAAATCAGGTTATTTTTCAGCAAGCCCAGCGGCGCTTAGATGCGATCAGGCCGCTGCTGGAGCTTGGGCCATTAAGGAAGCGCCGTGATGTGGTACAGCGTGCCGAGGAACTGAACTGTAGTCCAGCGACACTCTACCGTTGGATCAGGAATTATGAATCAGGTGATTTCGACAGTCTGGTTCACCAACGCCGCAGTGATGCTGGAAAGGGAAGGTTGTCAGAAGAGGTGGAACAGGTCATGCAGCGGTTAATTGATCGCCGCTACCTGACTTCCCAGCGGCCCACAATGACCGAGGTGTACCGGACGCTGCTGCTGGAGATCCAGACCATGAACAGGAACCGTGCTGAGGGTGAGCCGGAAGTGGTGGCCCCTACCTATCAGACATTCCGCCGCCGGATTTACCAGACTTCGGAACGCAAACGTGTGAGTCGGCGTTACGGTGAGGGTGCGGCCAAGCGTGCAGACCCAATTACCGCGCACTATCCAGGGGCGACTTATCCCCTTGCTGTAGTGCAGGCTGATCATACCCAGTTGGACATCAAACTGGTGGATAGTATTCACCGTCAACCGATGGCAGGTCGTCCCTGGATTACCCTAATCATGGACGTATTCAGCCGGGTAGTCCTTGGTTTTCATATCTCCCTTGATCCTCCAAGTGCCTATTCAGTGGGTCAAGCATTGACACATGCCATTTTGCCCAAAAACCTGTGGCTGGCCCGACACCGTGAAGACGTTAAACGGGTCTTGGAAGAACTCTCCGAGGATGAATTAGAGATTGATTGGCCCTGCTGGGGGAAGCCGGTCAAATTCATGGTGGATAACGGGCGGGAGTTCTGGGGGGAGATGCTCCACCGCACCTGTGCGCAGTACGCCATTGACCAGGAATTTCGGCCTGTACTTCGTCCAGAATACGGGAGTCACATCGAACGTATTCTTGGGACAGTGGCCGTGGAGCTGCATAGCCTCCCAGGAACAACATTCAGCAATATTGCTGAGCGGGGCAAATATGACTCCGAGGCCAAAGCGGTCATGACTTTTGAGGGGCTACAGGTTTGGCTCACCGCTTTTCTGCTTGGGGCTTATCACAACAGACAGCACTCTAAAATTGGCATGACTCCTATCGAAAAGTGGGAGCAAGGTCTGCTTGAAGGTACCGAAGAACGTCCGCCAACAGGACTACCAGCCATGTTCATGGGTGACCGGGCTGAGCGACTCAAGATGGATCTCCTTCCATTTTTCGAGGCGACGGTGCAACGTGAAGGGGTTCGCAATGAGGGAATGGTTTATCAGGACCCGGTTCTGCACGCTTATATCAAGGCGAAGGACCCGGAACGTATCAACCGCTCGAGAGTGTTCACTTTTCGCTACGACCCGACGGATATCAGTCAAGTGTATTTCCTTGACCCAGAGCTGAATCGGTACTTTCCAGTGCGGTGTATCCAACCAGATTTTCCGAGTATTAGCATCTGGGAAATGCGTGCTGCCAAGAGGTTTGGAAAGGCACAGGGGCTGGAGGTCAAGGACACCCGCACGATCATGAATGCCTATCAGTTAATGCGCCGTGTGGCTGAACGTGAAGAGGAGCAAACCAAGCATACCCGGCGCGAGGAGGAACGTCGTCGGCAGCGGGCACGGGCCCCTAAAGCCACAGACAGCGTAGCCAAGCCGAAGCTGTCCACCAAGCGCCCAGCTCTAAGCGTCTTCAGTGATCTTGGAGATATTCAGCCCTTTGACGATATTGATACCTAGATTCCGACTGGAACAAAATGCCTTTTCAGTCTACACTGTAACCGAAAGGGGTATGTCAGGTGACACATAAGAGAAAAGGGGCGCTGGTGGCGGCTGCAGCACAGAGGCTGGACGCAGATGACGGTGAACGCATCGAATTTTTCCGGGGTAGACTCTGGATCGGATATCCGAAGGCCAGGGCGGTGTTGGCGAAACTAGAGCGACTCTATGACTACCCTGAGGTCACACGTCCCCCGAATCTACTGGTGGTCACAGAGACGAATAATGGCAAAACCAGCATCGTAGAGCGCTTCAAGGAACTGCATCCGGATGTGGATGACCCGCTGAGTGATGGCGTGAAGATGCCTGTGGTGTTACTGGACACCCCGCCAAGTGGTGATGAGGAACGCCTGTATGCCCACATCCTTAAGAAGCTACGGCCCACGACGCGGGTACCAAATGGTAAAGATGCCAAGCTGATTCAGGTAGAACGTCTCCTGCAAGGGCTTCAGGTGCGTGTATTGATCCTTGATGAGTTCAATAACTCACTGACTGGTCAGGCGAATCAGCGGCAGCAGATGTACAACGCGCTGAAAGGTTTGAGTAACGGACTCAGGCGGCCCATTGTTCTGACCGGAACGTATCAGGCATTAACAGCCCTACGCAGTGACCCACAGCTTCAGAACCGGGTAGTGGCTGTACCAACGTGATCTACTGACAGGATGCCGGAGTGCCCAGCCTGTCAAAGCACACACACTGTCAAAAATGGGAAGGCCAAAAAATGGACACCCAGACCTACTTATGTAAGGGTTGTGGCCGTCGTTTCCACCCGGAGGCCCGCCCTATAGCGCACAGTGAAGCGACCCGGCAACAAATTCTTGATGCTGTCCACGAGCGGATGAGTCTGAGAGGAGTACAGCGCGTCTTTGGTGTTCACCGCAACACCGTGATCCGGTGGATAAAAAAGGGGCCCGTGAAGTGATGCAGACTGGTACAGTCTGCATGACACCTCCAGAAGAAGTGGTCATTGAGCTGGATGAAATGTGGACCTTCGTTGCCAAGAAAAACAGACGAGGTGGATCTGGATTGCCCTGGAGCGCAGCACCCGCAGGGTGCTGGCCTGGGTATTGGGTGACCGCAGTGAGCAAACAGCGTTCAAGCTCTGGGAACGCTTACCATTGTCCCTTGAGCAGCGACTGAAAGGGACGTTTTGCACCGATCTGTGGCGAGCCTACGATGAACCGCTCTTGGGGGTAAAAGCGGCTAACCCGGAAGGGAGAAACGAATCATGTCGAACGATTGAACTGCACGCTGAGACAGCGGCTGGGTCGGCTTGTTCGTAAGTCGTTGTCTTTCTCGAAGACGGACGAAATGCTCGAAGCCAGCCTGACTCTGGCCTTCCACCGATACAACTTGTCACGTTGATGCAGCCACTACCCAGAACCGATTTCCACCGATGGTTTTGCCGAAATGGGAGTTGAACCGTGATTACTTGCAGCTCCTTACATCATTCGAGGCCCTGATGCCTTTGAGAAGGGGTTCCGGTCTAGCAAGTGAGCAACTGGCTCCCCTGTTGCTTTCAATGTCGAACCGGAACATTGGTGAATTGAAGAACCTCCTTGTGTTGGCCTTTGAGGAAGCTGTCATCAGTGGCGAGGAACGAATCACGGCTAAACTTCTTCTGCGCCTCGACCGGCTGCCACCAGATCTGCGTGACCAGGCGGCCAGTGCTGCTGAATATGGGATGGACGTGAAGCTGGACTATCAGGCGCGTATCAGGGAGCTGGGTGCAGTCTCTGAAGATGAAACGGACGATGAGTCGGATGGCGATGACCGTTGAGCGCCTACCTGGACACCCACAGCCAAAACCAGGGGAAAGCCTGTCGTCCTGGCTGATCAGGACGGCATACGCCAATGCTGAGCGCCTCAGTTACATCACGACGTACCTCACAGGGGATGCGAACTTCTGGGTGCATGACCGGGATCGGCTGCTCTCGCCTGAACTGTCTAGCCGTCTTGAAGCTGGGACAGGTATTGCATCAGAGCGCCTTCAAGAATTGGTACTGAGCCAGTATGCAGGTACACTCTTCGAGCGGCTGGAGCCGCAAGGCTCGGTAAGGTGGCTTCTTCCGCTGGCAAAGCGGGGCTACCGGGCCTCACGCTCTGGTTCGCTGTATTGCCCACTCTGTCTGACTGAAGATATCCATCCACATCTACGCCTCTCCTGGCGAATGTCCTTCGTGGTGGTCTGCTCAAGTCACGGAACAGCTCTGCTTGATGCCTGCCCACAGTGTCACCATCCATTTGCGCCCCATCTGAATGACCTGGGGGCAGGACGGAACGGTTATCTGGAGTTGGAGCTACCCTTCGCCTGGTGTCCCCAGTGCGGAGAGCGGCTTACAGACGTGACACCGGAAGTGGGTTGTCCTGCCGTTGTTGATCTGGAGCGACGAATGCTGCGGGGCCTGCGTACCGGAGTG is a genomic window of Deinococcus proteolyticus MRP containing:
- a CDS encoding TniB family NTP-binding protein; translated protein: MTHKRKGALVAAAAQRLDADDGERIEFFRGRLWIGYPKARAVLAKLERLYDYPEVTRPPNLLVVTETNNGKTSIVERFKELHPDVDDPLSDGVKMPVVLLDTPPSGDEERLYAHILKKLRPTTRVPNGKDAKLIQVERLLQGLQVRVLILDEFNNSLTGQANQRQQMYNALKGLSNGLRRPIVLTGTYQALTALRSDPQLQNRVVAVPT
- a CDS encoding heteromeric transposase endonuclease subunit TnsA — encoded protein: MEAVRKIRRGHRGNRGRIFAPKAGGNAEFESTLERDFYYLLQFSSEVEKFFPQPVRLSYQGSNGRKKSYVPDTLVYYRDGQYPCLFEVKHVEQLRENPLEYRLRFQAARAYAREQGWRFSTTTERTIRGITLDNITFLRQFLDPNREFQAEDLAFLRQAVDGRTTPRAIFASLPLARKGTLLPAFWYLVASGEIQLSLQERLSMDSVIWRTP
- a CDS encoding helix-turn-helix domain-containing protein, encoding MTLTLKSDQWVTWQGREGRVVRSISLHDAQLRDRNGEIFTAPIAELVPLDAGQSTRPVRTVDSQKNQVIFQQAQRRLDAIRPLLELGPLRKRRDVVQRAEELNCSPATLYRWIRNYESGDFDSLVHQRRSDAGKGRLSEEVEQVMQRLIDRRYLTSQRPTMTEVYRTLLLEIQTMNRNRAEGEPEVVAPTYQTFRRRIYQTSERKRVSRRYGEGAAKRADPITAHYPGATYPLAVVQADHTQLDIKLVDSIHRQPMAGRPWITLIMDVFSRVVLGFHISLDPPSAYSVGQALTHAILPKNLWLARHREDVKRVLEELSEDELEIDWPCWGKPVKFMVDNGREFWGEMLHRTCAQYAIDQEFRPVLRPEYGSHIERILGTVAVELHSLPGTTFSNIAERGKYDSEAKAVMTFEGLQVWLTAFLLGAYHNRQHSKIGMTPIEKWEQGLLEGTEERPPTGLPAMFMGDRAERLKMDLLPFFEATVQREGVRNEGMVYQDPVLHAYIKAKDPERINRSRVFTFRYDPTDISQVYFLDPELNRYFPVRCIQPDFPSISIWEMRAAKRFGKAQGLEVKDTRTIMNAYQLMRRVAEREEEQTKHTRREEERRRQRARAPKATDSVAKPKLSTKRPALSVFSDLGDIQPFDDIDT
- a CDS encoding SLC13 family permease, giving the protein MEPVSIILILLVLVLVLFATEWVPVDVTALLLLAALMLTGLLDPDEALAGFGDRTVLTLASLFVLAQMLLRTGVIGWMVQLLTGAPGRRGAQPPASGVSLIRRLLGGVTAVSTVTSNTATTAVFLPVMHALARRTGVPASRVMMPLAFASILGGSVTLIGTSTNLVVSGFLPELGLERLGFFELAWVGVPGAIAGLLYLFFVAPRLLPERDSEMEQEVRAYISDLTIVEGSPLIGQTLAGAALGRDHGLTVVAVRRDGRTFYAPDASFGLELGDTLAVESDSEGLLAAKAGLGLVSRSEEKLSLSGLESEVRLVEAVVMPGNELIGRTLRESRFRERYGLSVLALHRREKTVERLGNLRVRGGDVLLIQGTESRLRSLGDTFAVLADLTEQQRDGSKAPLAAAIFVGALLLSGLGLVPLVTALIAAVALALALRLLSPAEAYRSIEWPVLILVAAMLAFGGAFQSSGAAEMIAGWLAGVLQPLGGLGALAGVYLFTLLLTQPMSNQAAALVMLPLAVGVAGALGYDPRPFAVTVALAASNSYLTPLEPSCMLVYGPGHYRFTDFLRVGGGLSLITFVLTLLIVPLVWPLAGAN